A stretch of Gasterosteus aculeatus chromosome 4, fGasAcu3.hap1.1, whole genome shotgun sequence DNA encodes these proteins:
- the LOC144406136 gene encoding uncharacterized protein LOC144406136 isoform X2, whose product MSCFERMILYHEKNNSAMPSNVEIKAKVSDPTRFAEKAAELSQSEGTIIRQHDTFFNCSHARLKLRDFMNGTGQLIFYERPDTDGPKLSRYSISPTSDPLSLRAVLSGALGVKGEVRKERRLFVVGQTRIHLDVVEGLGNYMELEVVMRPQQTVEDGQQVAEELMEQLGVSTESLVTGAYVDLLLKGHTET is encoded by the exons ATGAGTTGTTTTGAAAGAATGATATTGTACcatgaaaaaaataa CAGCGCCATGCCGTCCAACGTGGAGATTAAAGCCAAAGTGAGCGACCCGACGCGCTTCGCTGAGAAGGCCGCCgagctcagccaatcagagggcaCCATCATCAGACAGCACGACACGTTCTTCAACTGCAGCCACGCGCGACTGAAGCTGAGGGACTTcatg aaCGGGACGGGTCAGCTGATCTTCTACGAGCGTCCCGACACCGACGGACCCAAACTGTCCCGGTACTCCATCAGTCCGACCAGCGACCCGCTGAGTCTCCGG gctgtgCTGTCAGGCGCTCTGGGGGTTAAAGGTGAAGTGCGGAAGGAGCGGCGGCTGTTTGTGGTCGGTCAGACCAGAATCCACCTCGACGTGGTGGAAGGACTCGGGAACTACATGGAGctggag GTGGTGATGCGTCCGCAGCAGACGGTTGAAGACGGGCAGCAG GTGGCCgaggagctgatggagcagCTGGGCGTCTCCACGGAGAGCCTGGTGACGGGGGCCTACGTGGACCTGCTGCTGaagggacacacagagacatga
- the LOC144406136 gene encoding uncharacterized protein LOC144406136 isoform X1 has product MWLPRQSALRCGRFGVWCGRRLGEVSRSQTSGEAPPRRQCMAVNSRGDTRRPSSIGRATNSRSAMPSNVEIKAKVSDPTRFAEKAAELSQSEGTIIRQHDTFFNCSHARLKLRDFMNGTGQLIFYERPDTDGPKLSRYSISPTSDPLSLRAVLSGALGVKGEVRKERRLFVVGQTRIHLDVVEGLGNYMELEVVMRPQQTVEDGQQVAEELMEQLGVSTESLVTGAYVDLLLKGHTET; this is encoded by the exons ATGTGGCTTCCCCGTCAATCGGCACTGCGCTGCGGTCGGTTTGGCGTCTGGTGCGGGCGACGTTTGGGTGAAGTCAGCCGCTCTCAGACCAGTGGCGAGGCCCCGCCCCGCAGGCAGTGCATGGCGGTAAACTCAAGAGGGGACACACGGAGACCCAGCAGCATTGGAAGAGCCACCAATAGTCG CAGCGCCATGCCGTCCAACGTGGAGATTAAAGCCAAAGTGAGCGACCCGACGCGCTTCGCTGAGAAGGCCGCCgagctcagccaatcagagggcaCCATCATCAGACAGCACGACACGTTCTTCAACTGCAGCCACGCGCGACTGAAGCTGAGGGACTTcatg aaCGGGACGGGTCAGCTGATCTTCTACGAGCGTCCCGACACCGACGGACCCAAACTGTCCCGGTACTCCATCAGTCCGACCAGCGACCCGCTGAGTCTCCGG gctgtgCTGTCAGGCGCTCTGGGGGTTAAAGGTGAAGTGCGGAAGGAGCGGCGGCTGTTTGTGGTCGGTCAGACCAGAATCCACCTCGACGTGGTGGAAGGACTCGGGAACTACATGGAGctggag GTGGTGATGCGTCCGCAGCAGACGGTTGAAGACGGGCAGCAG GTGGCCgaggagctgatggagcagCTGGGCGTCTCCACGGAGAGCCTGGTGACGGGGGCCTACGTGGACCTGCTGCTGaagggacacacagagacatga
- the LOC144406136 gene encoding uncharacterized protein LOC144406136 isoform X3, with product MPSNVEIKAKVSDPTRFAEKAAELSQSEGTIIRQHDTFFNCSHARLKLRDFMNGTGQLIFYERPDTDGPKLSRYSISPTSDPLSLRAVLSGALGVKGEVRKERRLFVVGQTRIHLDVVEGLGNYMELEVVMRPQQTVEDGQQVAEELMEQLGVSTESLVTGAYVDLLLKGHTET from the exons ATGCCGTCCAACGTGGAGATTAAAGCCAAAGTGAGCGACCCGACGCGCTTCGCTGAGAAGGCCGCCgagctcagccaatcagagggcaCCATCATCAGACAGCACGACACGTTCTTCAACTGCAGCCACGCGCGACTGAAGCTGAGGGACTTcatg aaCGGGACGGGTCAGCTGATCTTCTACGAGCGTCCCGACACCGACGGACCCAAACTGTCCCGGTACTCCATCAGTCCGACCAGCGACCCGCTGAGTCTCCGG gctgtgCTGTCAGGCGCTCTGGGGGTTAAAGGTGAAGTGCGGAAGGAGCGGCGGCTGTTTGTGGTCGGTCAGACCAGAATCCACCTCGACGTGGTGGAAGGACTCGGGAACTACATGGAGctggag GTGGTGATGCGTCCGCAGCAGACGGTTGAAGACGGGCAGCAG GTGGCCgaggagctgatggagcagCTGGGCGTCTCCACGGAGAGCCTGGTGACGGGGGCCTACGTGGACCTGCTGCTGaagggacacacagagacatga